The following proteins come from a genomic window of Anabas testudineus chromosome 3, fAnaTes1.2, whole genome shotgun sequence:
- the mex3b gene encoding RNA-binding protein MEX3B, protein MPSSLFADSSVQGDALDEQRALQIALDQLSLLGLDNDENPLYDNQEPRKKSVNMTECVPVPSSEHVAEIVGRQGCKIKALRAKTNTYIKTPVRGEEPVFVVTGRREDVAMARREIISAAEHFSMIRASRNKNTSLNGSGTTVPGPPNLPGQTTIQVRVPYRVVGLVVGPKGATIKRIQQQTHTYIVTPSRDKEPVFEVTGMPENVDRAREEIEAHIAMRTGGLIELQDENDFHANGTDVGFDLHGHATLWSKPSAGMTPTSVRKPFSNYRNDSSSSLGSASTDSYFGNNGSRIADYSPPSPALSYTTTNNNGNNNNNNINVNTNGNSFVYGSEAISPECTDMTFDSPSGFDSTHAPPGLLWSQYDSRMTPSSAGGSPPTSTSAMFPTNSSTNANGMVVNQRRVNGCTPQPRLSPPLHGHSGGPSEHPLARRVRSDPGGGPLSFPGYSSTIGSLPGPHLPGVQCDSSASSSSSSSSSTSSGTSRKGSRDCSVCFESEVIAALVPCGHNLFCMECANRICERSEPKCPVCHTGVTQAIRIFS, encoded by the exons ATGCCCAGCTCGCTGTTCGCCGACAGCAGCGTCCAGGGAGACGCACTGGACGAGCAGAGAGCTCTGCAGATCGCTCTGGACCAGCTGTCCCTGCTCGGCTTGGACAACGACGAGAACCCCCTGTACGACAACCAGGAGCCCCGGAAAAAGAGCGTCAACATGACCGAATGCGTGCCGGTTCCCAGCTCCGAGCATGTTGCTGAGATTGTGGGCagacaag GTTGCAAGATTAAAGCACTGCGAGCAAAGACCAACACCTACATCAAGACACCGGTGCGAGGTGAGGAGCCTGTTTTTGTGGTGACTGGCCGGAGGGAGGACGTGGCTATGGCCAGGAGGGaaatcatctctgctgctgagcACTTCTCTATGATCCGAGcgtccagaaacaaaaacaccagcCTGAACGGAAGCGGCACCACAGTCCCTGGACCACCTAATCTCCCTGGACAGACCACCATCCAGGTGCGGGTGCCTTATCGTGTGGTGGGGCTAGTTGTAGGCCCGAAGGGTGCCACTATCAAGCGCATTCAACAGCAGACCCACACCTACATTGTGACGCCCAGCAGAGACAAGGAGCCCGTGTTTGAAGTGACAGGGATGCCGGAAAATGTGGACAGAGCACGTGAAGAGATTGAAGCTCACATCGCCATGAGGACAGGAGGCCTTATTGAGCTCCAGGATGAAAATGACTTCCACGCCAACGGCACCGATGTGGGTTTTGACCTGCACGGGCACGCTACCCTGTGGTCCAAGCCTAGTGCCGGGATGACCCCCACGTCAGTTCGCAAACCCTTCTCCAACTACCGCAAcgactcctcctcctccctgggCAGTGCCTCCACAGACTCCTACTTTGGTAACAATGGATCACGCATAGCCGACTATAGCCCTCCCAGCCCCGCCCTCAGCtacaccaccaccaacaacaatggcaacaacaataacaacaacatcaacGTCAACACCAACGGCAACAGTTTTGTTTATGGGAGTGAGGCGATCTCACCTGAATGCACTGATATGACTTTTGATTCCCCGTCAGGGTTTGACTCCACACATGCCCCGCCAGGCCTCCTGTGGTCCCAGTATGATAGTCGCATGACCCCCTCCTCTGCCGGAGGAagcccccccacctccacctcagcCATGTTCCCTACCAACAGCTCCACTAATGCCAATGGGATGGTGGTGAATCAGAGAAGGGTCAACGGTTGTACTCCGCAGCCCAGGCTGTCACCGCCCCTGCATGGCCACAGTGGAGGCCCCTCTGAGCACCCGCTAGCCCGGAGGGTACGCAGTGACCCAGGGGGAGGCCCACTCAGTTTCCCTGGTTACTCCAGCACTATCGGCTCCCTGCCGGGCCCCCACCTCCCCGGGGTTCAATGCgactcctctgcctcctcttcatcttcttcctcgTCCTCCACCTCATCCGGCACCAGCCGAAAGGGCAGCCGCGACTGTTCGGTGTGCTTCGAAAGCGAGGTCATCGCAGCTCTGGTCCCCTGTGGGCACAACCTCTTCTGTATGGAATGTGCCAATCGCATCTGTGAGAGGAGTGAGCCCAAATGCCCTGTCTGCCACACCGGTGTCACTCAGGCTATACGTATATTTTCATAA